The proteins below come from a single Xylanivirga thermophila genomic window:
- a CDS encoding FMN-binding protein, which yields MKKSLSVVLVAVMLTAVLAGCGNGGYKDGTYKASFKDFDDHGWKGFVEVVITDGKISDAKFDYENEEGALKSEDDEYNKTMKDASGTSPEEFSPKLAEDLVEKQDVDKVDTVTGATHSVDDFKELAKAALKNAKAGNTEEVIVEQKAENE from the coding sequence ATGAAAAAATCACTTAGTGTTGTACTTGTTGCTGTTATGCTTACAGCTGTTTTAGCTGGATGTGGTAATGGCGGATATAAAGATGGTACTTATAAAGCATCTTTTAAAGATTTTGATGATCATGGTTGGAAGGGTTTTGTAGAAGTAGTTATCACCGATGGTAAAATCTCTGATGCTAAATTCGACTACGAAAACGAAGAAGGCGCACTAAAATCTGAAGATGATGAGTACAACAAAACAATGAAAGACGCTTCTGGTACTTCTCCTGAAGAGTTTTCACCTAAATTGGCTGAAGACTTAGTAGAAAAGCAAGATGTTGACAAGGTTGATACTGTAACAGGTGCAACCCATTCTGTTGATGATTTTAAAGAATTAGCAAAAGCTGCTCTAAAGAATGCTAAAGCTGGTAATACAGAAGAAGTTATCGTTGAGCAAAAAGCTGAAAATGAATAA